A single region of the Triticum dicoccoides isolate Atlit2015 ecotype Zavitan chromosome 2B, WEW_v2.0, whole genome shotgun sequence genome encodes:
- the LOC119361994 gene encoding UDP-glucosyltransferase UGT13248-like, with the protein MESTGHGGGEGASVLLLPFPGAQGHTNPLLELGRRLARHGLRPTLVATRHVLSSTPPPGAPFRVAAISDGFDAGGAASDYTEYFSRLEAVGSETLRELLLSEARAGRPVRVLVYDSHLPWAGRVARAAGVPAAAFFSQPCSVNIVYGELWAGRLALPVMDGRELLARGALGVELGPEDVPPFAAAPEPQPSFLKMAIGQFDGLEDTDDVLVNSFNDIEPMEGEFMELTWRAKTIGPTLPSFYLDDHRLPSNKSYGFNLFGSDAPCMDWLENQSISSVVLVSYGTFSNYDATQLEELGNGICNSGKSFLWVVRSNEAHKLSEELRKKCEKNGLIVSWCPQLEVLAHKAIGCFVTHCGWNSTLEAVVCGVPLVGIPHWADQPTIAKYVESGWGMGVRVQTSESESLRSAEVERCIREVMDGERKGEYKRNAMKWMQKAKEAMQEGGSSDKHIAEFAAKYSSI; encoded by the exons ATGGAGAGCACGGGCCATGGAGGCGGCGAGGGCGCGAGCGTCCTCCTCCTGCCGTTCCCGGGGGCGCAGGGCCACACGAACCCGCTGCTGGAGCTGGGCCGCCGCCTGGCGCGCCACGGCCTCCGCCCCACGCTCGTCGCCACGCGCCACGTGCTCTCCTCCACCCCGCCGCCGGGCGCGCCCTTCCGCGTGGCCGCCATCTCCGACGGCTTCGACGCCGGCGGCGCGGCCTCGGACTACACGGAGTATTTCTCCCGGTTGGAGGCCGTGGGGTCCGAGACGCTGCGGGAGCTCCTTCTGTCGGAGGCACGCGCTGGGCGGCCCGTGCGCGTGCTGGTGTACGACTCCCACCTGCCGTGGGCGGGGCGGGTGGCGCGCGCGGCCGGCGTTCCCGCCGCGGCGTTCTTCTCGCAGCCGTGCTCGGTGAACATCGTCTATGGGGAGCTCTGGGCCGGGCGGCTGGCCCTTCCAGTGATGGACGGGCGTGAGCTGCTGGCGCGCGGAGCGCTGGGCGTGGAGCTGGGTCCGGAGGACGtgccgccgttcgccgcggccccgGAGCCGCAGCCGTCGTTCCTTAAGATGGCTATCGGGCAGTTCGACGGGCTGGAGGACACCGACGACGTGCTCGTCAACTCATTCAACGACATCGAGCCAATG GAGGGAGAGTTCATGGAGTTAACATGGAGAGCGAAGACCATAGGCCCCACCTTGCCATCGTTTTACCTTGACGACCATCGTCTGCCCTCCAACAAGTCTTATGGTTTCAACCTATTTGGCAGCGATGCACCATGCATGGATTGGCTAGAAAACCAGAGCATCTCCTCTGTTGTGCTTGTATCCTACGGGACTTTCTCCAACTACGACGCAACCCAGCTAGAGGAGCTCGGCAATGGGATATGTAATTCCGGCAAATCTTTTCTATGGGTTGTTAGGTCCAACGAGGCACACAAGCTATCCGAGGAACTCAGGAAGAAATGTGAGAAGAATGGATTGATTGTTTCTTGGTGCCCCCAACTTGAGGTTCTAGCACACAAGGCCATTG GATGTTTTGTTACTCATTGTGGCTGGAACTCGACGCTGGAGGCGGTTGTTTGTGGTGTACCTCTTGTGGGAATTCCGCACTGGGCGGATCAACCCACCATCGCAAAGTATGTGGAGAGCGGATGGGGTATGGGTGTCCGAGTGCAGACGAGCGAAAGTGAATCACTAAGGAGTGCGGAGGTCGAGAGGTGTATTAGAGAGGTTATGGATGGGGAGAGGAAGGGCGAGTATAAAAGGAATGCTATGAAGTGGATGCAAAAGGCCAAGGAGGCAATGCAAGAAGGGGGAAGCTCAGACAAACATATTGCTGAATTCGCTGCCAAGTATTCGTCAATTTGA